A stretch of Cellulosilyticum sp. I15G10I2 DNA encodes these proteins:
- a CDS encoding PD-(D/E)XK nuclease family protein: MQVEFVLGRAGSGKTTFCYGQIEDEVKKGDYRDLMMLVPEQFNLQTQIDLSKRLYPGLFRVEVISFNTLAREVFKETGKAQLPVIDDLERIMILKKIVEDHKKELIFFRKNIYHTGFIESINRLITVFEQDTIDDSVLQELITDELATPLFKSKFHDIQLIYKYFEAYIKDQFITAEKTLSLLAQTIYKSNKLSDAMIWVDGFYGFTHTQIAVIKELIRRAKCLKITLPADRSYGLSDKVRETNPFYESIKTYQKLINTCEDEAVPYTTKYLLTDYAKVDVSREMAYLEQYYLDSYVQPFKSQSDHLHLALYANKNEEIEQAAKTIIELVRDSNYRYRDIAVIVGDLEAYKSGIQSIFNEYDIPYFLDMKKSIHNNSLIAVIEGVLEVITSNYSYKSMMTLLRTYMLNSNRDEIDILENYILAYDIKGKKKWHQIWAFDQENAEHQRHINKIRENILKPIDQLEERIDQIKLSGKIKVTELTKSVYYFLEDIHAYEQVQTYIVQHQAAFNRLLELENSQIWDQVIDVFERLVAILGEEYVTTGTYKKIVSTSFSYLKMGIIPPSQDQVIIGTIDRTRLPRIKAVFILGTNEGVIPRICDTIELFSDMDKVTLNKICKQGHYVKEKFCDTVVNQPIYSSNFSVYTALTRATEKLYISAVLADENGKSLRPSLVYYKIKKLFYSAQKEIAKDLLTYVNSPLPTFGYVGKMLREYIEGRVTDDIWKDIVSWYCKDEIWHERLLGLSSYLFYTNQQHYLDEHTTKLLYGTTLNTSISKLESFRSCACCYFIRYGIKAEERKLFTLDHAKIGTLFHAALEQYPKELDTLKTTWKDASKEQIDTSVKNAALFAMQQYHIAHKEAGKLKYTTAQLEKMTKRAIYALTAHLKNSEFIPVSYEVSFAEGKVLPPIQIAIDEERKLVITGQIDRVDVYYKDLESNYIKILDYKTGNKNFNLLEVYYGLQLQLLLYLDTYLKLNKEYKPGGVFYFHISNPYINYQPGMTDEEIDASNLKQFKLSGLALEELDVIYALDKANTGMTIPVNINKDGTIKKGSSVASEEQFKSLENHIINTIKNLGKQILEGKVSAKPFSLGDKNPCLYCKYHTICQFNENEPDNMYDKLDYLNKETIWEKLCTGKENG, translated from the coding sequence ATGCAAGTTGAATTTGTTTTAGGAAGAGCTGGGAGCGGAAAAACAACCTTCTGTTATGGGCAAATAGAAGATGAAGTTAAAAAAGGTGACTATAGAGATCTTATGATGTTGGTTCCAGAACAATTTAACCTTCAAACTCAGATTGACTTATCAAAAAGGTTGTATCCAGGCCTATTTAGGGTAGAAGTTATAAGTTTTAATACTTTGGCAAGGGAAGTTTTTAAAGAAACAGGAAAAGCGCAGCTTCCTGTTATAGATGACCTAGAACGCATTATGATCCTAAAAAAAATAGTAGAGGACCATAAAAAAGAGCTTATATTTTTTAGAAAAAATATTTATCATACTGGATTCATTGAATCTATCAATCGTTTAATAACTGTATTTGAGCAAGATACAATAGATGATAGTGTATTACAAGAACTTATTACTGACGAACTAGCCACACCATTATTTAAAAGTAAATTTCATGATATTCAACTTATTTATAAATATTTTGAAGCTTATATAAAAGATCAATTTATAACCGCAGAGAAAACACTTAGTCTGCTTGCCCAGACTATTTATAAAAGTAATAAGTTATCTGATGCTATGATTTGGGTAGATGGATTTTATGGTTTTACACATACACAGATTGCTGTTATTAAAGAACTTATTAGGAGAGCTAAGTGTTTAAAAATTACACTACCAGCAGATAGATCCTATGGGTTAAGTGATAAAGTAAGAGAAACTAATCCATTTTATGAAAGTATAAAAACCTATCAGAAGCTTATAAATACCTGTGAGGACGAAGCTGTGCCTTATACAACAAAGTATCTTTTAACAGACTATGCTAAGGTGGATGTATCAAGAGAGATGGCATATCTTGAACAATACTATTTAGATTCCTATGTCCAACCTTTTAAGAGTCAAAGTGATCATCTACATTTAGCGCTATATGCTAATAAAAATGAGGAAATAGAACAAGCTGCAAAAACAATTATTGAGTTAGTTAGAGATAGTAATTACAGATACCGGGATATCGCTGTTATTGTAGGGGATTTAGAAGCCTATAAATCAGGTATTCAAAGTATTTTTAATGAATATGATATTCCTTACTTTCTAGATATGAAGAAAAGCATTCATAATAACAGTTTAATAGCTGTTATTGAGGGGGTATTAGAGGTCATTACTTCAAACTATTCCTACAAAAGTATGATGACTTTATTAAGGACTTATATGTTAAACAGCAATAGGGATGAAATAGATATTTTAGAGAATTATATATTGGCATATGACATAAAAGGGAAAAAGAAGTGGCACCAGATATGGGCATTTGATCAAGAAAATGCAGAACATCAGAGGCACATCAACAAGATCAGAGAAAACATTTTAAAACCTATTGATCAACTAGAAGAACGCATAGATCAGATAAAACTTAGTGGAAAAATTAAAGTAACAGAACTTACAAAAAGTGTTTATTACTTTTTAGAAGATATTCATGCGTATGAGCAAGTACAAACTTATATTGTGCAGCATCAAGCAGCGTTTAATAGATTATTAGAACTTGAAAACTCACAAATTTGGGATCAAGTGATAGATGTATTTGAAAGATTGGTTGCCATTTTGGGTGAAGAATATGTTACGACAGGGACTTATAAAAAGATAGTGAGCACAAGCTTTTCCTATTTAAAAATGGGTATTATACCTCCTTCGCAGGATCAGGTGATTATTGGAACAATCGACAGAACAAGGCTTCCAAGAATAAAAGCTGTGTTTATTTTAGGAACCAACGAAGGCGTTATTCCTAGAATATGTGATACAATTGAGTTGTTTTCAGATATGGACAAGGTGACATTAAATAAGATCTGTAAACAAGGACACTATGTCAAGGAAAAATTTTGTGATACTGTAGTTAATCAACCGATTTACTCTTCAAATTTTTCAGTTTATACTGCACTTACCAGAGCTACTGAGAAGCTTTATATTAGTGCGGTACTAGCGGATGAAAACGGCAAATCATTAAGGCCTTCTTTAGTCTATTATAAAATAAAGAAACTTTTTTATAGTGCGCAAAAAGAAATAGCAAAGGATTTGTTAACGTATGTAAATAGCCCATTACCAACTTTTGGATATGTAGGAAAAATGTTAAGAGAATATATTGAAGGCCGAGTAACGGATGATATATGGAAAGATATTGTAAGCTGGTATTGTAAAGATGAAATCTGGCATGAACGTTTATTAGGGTTATCATCCTACCTATTTTATACAAATCAGCAACATTATTTAGATGAACATACAACCAAATTATTATATGGTACTACTTTAAATACCAGTATTTCTAAGTTAGAGAGTTTTAGAAGCTGTGCATGCTGTTATTTTATTCGTTATGGCATTAAAGCAGAAGAAAGAAAGCTTTTTACACTGGATCATGCCAAAATAGGAACGCTTTTTCATGCTGCGCTAGAGCAGTATCCTAAAGAATTAGATACGCTCAAAACAACTTGGAAGGATGCCAGTAAAGAGCAAATAGACACTTCAGTTAAAAATGCAGCGCTATTTGCAATGCAGCAATATCATATAGCACATAAAGAGGCGGGAAAGTTAAAATATACCACGGCACAACTAGAAAAAATGACAAAACGCGCAATTTATGCACTGACAGCTCATCTTAAAAACAGTGAATTTATTCCTGTGAGTTATGAAGTTAGTTTTGCTGAGGGAAAAGTGCTTCCTCCTATTCAAATAGCTATTGATGAAGAAAGAAAACTTGTGATTACAGGACAAATAGATCGCGTAGATGTTTACTATAAAGATTTAGAGAGTAACTATATTAAAATATTAGATTATAAAACAGGGAATAAGAACTTTAACTTATTAGAAGTTTATTATGGATTACAGCTGCAGCTTTTATTATATTTAGATACGTATTTGAAACTCAATAAGGAGTATAAACCTGGGGGCGTATTTTATTTTCATATTAGTAATCCTTATATTAACTACCAGCCGGGAATGACGGATGAAGAGATTGATGCAAGTAATCTAAAACAGTTTAAATTATCAGGGTTGGCCTTAGAGGAACTAGACGTCATTTATGCATTAGATAAGGCCAATACAGGAATGACTATTCCAGTTAATATCAACAAAGACGGCACGATTAAAAAAGGCTCATCAGTAGCTAGTGAAGAACAGTTTAAAAGTTTAGAAAATCATATTATTAATACCATTAAAAATTTAGGAAAACAAATTTTGGAGGGGAAAGTAAGTGCAAAGCCATTTAGCCTAGGGGATAAAAATCCTTGTTTATATTGTAAATATCATACAATCTGTCAGTTTAATGAAAATGAGCCAGATAACATGTATGATAAGCTGGATTATTTAAATAAAGAGACTATATGGGAAAAGTTATGTACAGGAAAGGAGAATGGCTAA
- a CDS encoding glycosyl hydrolase family 18 protein: protein MNDIPQAEGKSLAFTAASTHGLINLSDYAGKWVVLFCNPGEFNAVHRNDWISLIKYAKAFSKKDIQLIGLSTDKNASHLPWLYSNYRNAVSSLPFPIIDDRKKTISQIFDLSSSSGSSRSSNVKLFIISPDQTLVKTLSYASLGTAQMNELIKTLEGLQSSYRAYAHSINNQPTPSNPNCPVVPIVGEYILGNPVNVDPTLLDFVIYAFALIKPDGTFEAYSTRYLRELTDLKVVNPNLKVLMAIGGWGAEGFSDAALTPTSRYNFAREARRWVNEYNLDGIDLDWEYPGSSVAGIISRPQDTENFTLLITALRDVLGPDKWITVAGTGDRSYINNVEIAKIAPLINYFNLMAYDFNAGETGETAGRHQSNLYPSSLSLGNTSVDTQVQNLIAAGMPSSKIIMGLPFYARYGATSTRTFDDIRQNFLNVNGYTVRFDDVAKAPYIVGPTGNFAYSFDNPISIYYKGLYVQENCLGGLFSWQSAMDSANILAQSMSLGVRDIEALRQMLITDYSFTP, encoded by the coding sequence ATGAATGATATACCACAAGCAGAGGGGAAGTCTTTAGCCTTTACCGCAGCAAGCACTCATGGGCTTATTAACCTTTCTGATTATGCCGGTAAATGGGTAGTTCTTTTTTGCAACCCTGGTGAATTTAATGCTGTACACAGAAACGATTGGATTTCACTTATAAAATATGCCAAAGCATTTTCTAAAAAAGATATTCAACTTATTGGTCTTAGTACAGATAAAAACGCATCACACTTGCCATGGCTCTATTCTAACTATAGAAATGCTGTTTCCAGCCTCCCTTTCCCTATAATCGATGATCGCAAAAAAACTATTAGCCAAATTTTTGATCTTAGCAGCTCATCCGGATCTTCTAGATCAAGCAATGTAAAGTTATTTATTATCTCTCCTGATCAAACCTTAGTAAAAACGCTCAGCTATGCTTCACTTGGCACAGCTCAAATGAATGAACTTATAAAAACTTTAGAGGGACTGCAAAGCTCCTATCGGGCCTATGCACATAGTATAAATAACCAGCCCACTCCGTCAAATCCCAATTGTCCTGTTGTGCCAATTGTTGGTGAATATATTTTAGGTAATCCTGTAAATGTTGATCCTACCTTATTAGATTTTGTTATCTATGCTTTTGCGCTTATAAAACCGGATGGTACTTTTGAAGCATATTCCACAAGATATTTAAGAGAGCTTACTGATCTAAAAGTTGTTAATCCAAATCTTAAAGTCCTTATGGCTATAGGCGGTTGGGGTGCTGAAGGCTTTTCAGATGCAGCCCTAACCCCTACATCCAGATATAATTTCGCAAGAGAAGCAAGGCGTTGGGTAAATGAGTATAATCTTGATGGAATAGACCTTGATTGGGAATATCCTGGAAGTAGTGTTGCTGGTATCATCTCCAGACCTCAAGATACTGAGAATTTCACTTTACTTATTACTGCACTTAGAGACGTATTAGGCCCTGATAAATGGATTACCGTAGCAGGTACGGGGGATCGTTCTTATATCAATAACGTTGAGATTGCTAAAATAGCACCACTTATTAACTACTTTAATCTCATGGCCTATGACTTTAATGCAGGTGAAACGGGAGAAACAGCAGGTAGACATCAATCCAATCTCTATCCATCTAGTCTTTCTCTAGGCAATACAAGTGTAGATACTCAAGTTCAAAATCTTATAGCAGCAGGTATGCCATCCTCTAAAATTATAATGGGCCTTCCATTCTATGCACGTTATGGCGCAACAAGCACAAGAACTTTTGATGATATAAGGCAAAATTTCCTCAATGTAAATGGCTATACAGTCCGTTTTGATGATGTAGCTAAGGCTCCTTATATTGTAGGACCAACTGGTAATTTTGCTTATTCATTTGATAATCCAATTTCTATTTATTATAAAGGCCTGTATGTGCAAGAAAATTGTTTAGGCGGCTTATTCTCATGGCAGTCTGCTATGGACTCTGCAAATATTCTCGCACAAAGTATGTCCCTTGGTGTAAGAGATATTGAAGCACTTAGACAAATGTTGATCACAGACTATTCTTTTACTCCTTAA
- a CDS encoding diaminopimelate dehydrogenase yields the protein MRSLRVGIVGYGNIGRGVEAAIKQNADMSLVAVFTRRAPEEVRVHTEGVKVLSIDEAVHYTADIDVMILCGGSATDLPIQGPELAKLFNTIDSFDTHAKIPEYYQAVNDAARIAGKTSVISVGWDPGLFSMIRMMAGAILPVGNDYTFWGKGVSQGHSDAIRRVPGVKNAIQYTIPVDEAVEEVRNAKNPKLNTREKHIRECFVVAKEGADLAVIESTIKNMPNYFADYDTIVHFISEEELKAKHAKMSHGGFVFRSGKTGHEEEHNHVIEFSLKLDSNPEFTANVLVAYARAAFRMNKEGSVGAKTVFDVPLSYLSARSESDLMKDLL from the coding sequence ATACGTAGTCTAAGAGTAGGGATAGTTGGATATGGTAATATTGGCCGTGGTGTAGAGGCCGCAATTAAACAAAATGCAGATATGAGTCTTGTGGCAGTGTTTACAAGACGAGCACCTGAAGAGGTTCGGGTTCATACAGAAGGCGTAAAAGTATTATCTATTGATGAAGCAGTTCATTATACAGCAGATATTGATGTCATGATACTTTGTGGAGGTTCAGCAACAGACCTTCCAATACAAGGCCCAGAACTTGCAAAGTTATTTAATACAATTGATAGTTTTGATACCCATGCTAAAATTCCAGAGTATTATCAAGCTGTAAATGATGCGGCACGCATAGCTGGAAAAACCAGCGTTATTTCTGTAGGATGGGACCCAGGTCTATTTTCGATGATACGCATGATGGCGGGAGCTATTTTACCAGTTGGTAACGATTATACGTTCTGGGGAAAAGGCGTAAGCCAAGGACATTCAGATGCTATTAGAAGAGTGCCAGGGGTTAAAAATGCTATTCAATATACCATTCCAGTTGATGAGGCTGTTGAAGAGGTAAGAAATGCAAAAAATCCAAAACTTAATACGAGAGAAAAACATATTAGAGAATGTTTTGTAGTTGCCAAAGAAGGTGCTGACTTAGCGGTGATTGAATCAACTATTAAAAATATGCCAAATTATTTTGCAGATTATGATACAATTGTACATTTTATCAGTGAAGAAGAGCTTAAGGCTAAACATGCAAAAATGTCTCATGGCGGTTTTGTATTTAGAAGCGGTAAAACTGGACATGAAGAGGAGCACAATCATGTTATTGAGTTTTCGCTTAAGTTAGATAGCAATCCAGAATTCACTGCAAATGTATTAGTTGCTTATGCAAGAGCAGCTTTCAGAATGAATAAAGAAGGCAGTGTAGGTGCAAAAACTGTATTTGATGTACCACTTTCTTACTTATCTGCTAGAAGTGAAAGCGATCTTATGAAGGATCTTTTATAA
- the addA gene encoding helicase-exonuclease AddAB subunit AddA, with product MAWTKPQQAAIDKRNADILVSAAAGSGKTAVLTERVINRIAGSSAEEPIQLDRFLIVTFTSAAANEMKERITSKLSDKIDAMQDELLQENTQVAAETIAYLERQIALVQTASISTIHSFCLKIIKTYFHKLDIDPNIKVASEAELGIMKMDILQEMIEEKFEQEDEDFLKIAEIYGSVQGMSPLANLILDIYTFSKSTPFPQVWMDEKVRLLSAKYHTLEQMPWSAPIKQYILCQIKDIRILYEEAIVLCKKASGPELYLGVIEEDRRRLMTINETQSLDEIVKEVQAITFASLPRKKQECDELLKERVKDYRNLAKDIIRGIQEDLLFISDDKVLNHLPQVGSLMKILIELIKMFEVRYQEAKQNAGIVDYSDLEHLCMKVLVTPHFSTAGEFEGITYTDAAKELNQFYKEIYIDEYQDSNMVQEMILNAIAEASGINGPSRFMVGDMKQSIYRFRLANPLIFANKYETWEKYLLEGGSDARQVCIDLSQNFRSRANILNGINELFEQLMSKEVGDLEYDDYAKLKVGNHYQADNIEDTNHIMPANQIELHILETKESEGQGSALSDDNELEDLKSVELEALMTASLIDKLLKGESNPTHLFDNETKSYRKIEPRDIVILLRATKNKASIYENALLSKGIGAYADVNSSFFEAIEIQVMLSMLKIIDNPFQDIPLITILRSPIVGISLDDLVVIRQSSDVGCFYEALRVYCQKEEAKDSIQAFMKKLSAYRMQCSQFSIEELIARIYVETGYYRYVTMLATGAKKKANLEMFRKYASEFESSHNGKLFNFIQYLDRLQETSDAIGEAKLVGDNENLVRIMSIHKSKGLEFGIVFLCDTAKKFNNNDIVKNVLLHNELGLAPDFIDTSQHIRYPTIPKIAVKNQITSENISEEMRVFYVALTRAKEKLFITGTLSDFKQKAKNWSLFGVRGKKEILSLGVKRAGSYLNWIGLSLFAHANFADIRDAAGTELNYTLEGDSRWILALWHKMDLIMEHKQSASISEDKKRIISEWDTAKTYGPYKEEIYKRLSFEYPHKNAIVLPIKMSVSEIKNKSDQKRTIIPLTHQKDDKRIPAFINEVQQIKGARRGTLIHSVFEHLDFLTAQTEEAIKEALDQLICEHKIQEETLQVIDLKRLVQFAESDMVRRMKKAKHVWKEKQFIYLAQAKTIDLSYPEDEDILIQGVIDTLFLEDDGIVIIDYKTDYIDYENMTENIAYTIDKYKTQLELYTQAIEEITKLPVKEKSIYLYHINRWIQV from the coding sequence ATGGCATGGACTAAGCCACAACAAGCGGCAATTGATAAAAGAAATGCAGATATATTAGTCTCAGCCGCTGCTGGATCAGGCAAGACAGCAGTGCTTACTGAACGTGTTATAAATAGAATTGCAGGATCCAGTGCTGAAGAGCCAATACAGCTGGATCGCTTTCTTATTGTGACCTTTACCAGTGCCGCGGCTAATGAAATGAAGGAACGGATCACAAGTAAGCTCTCAGACAAGATTGATGCTATGCAAGATGAATTACTTCAAGAAAATACGCAGGTAGCTGCTGAGACAATAGCTTATTTAGAAAGGCAAATAGCCCTTGTACAGACAGCTTCAATCTCTACGATTCATTCCTTTTGTCTTAAGATCATTAAAACATACTTTCATAAACTAGATATAGATCCTAATATTAAAGTAGCAAGTGAAGCTGAACTTGGTATTATGAAAATGGATATTTTGCAAGAAATGATTGAAGAGAAATTTGAACAAGAAGATGAAGATTTTTTAAAAATAGCTGAAATATATGGCAGTGTTCAAGGGATGTCTCCTCTTGCAAATCTTATTTTAGATATCTACACATTTTCAAAGAGTACACCCTTTCCACAAGTGTGGATGGATGAGAAAGTAAGGTTGTTATCTGCAAAGTATCATACGCTGGAACAGATGCCTTGGAGCGCGCCTATTAAACAGTATATCTTATGTCAAATAAAAGACATTAGGATACTTTATGAAGAAGCTATAGTACTATGTAAAAAAGCTAGTGGACCAGAACTTTACCTAGGTGTTATAGAAGAAGATAGAAGGCGATTGATGACTATTAATGAAACACAGAGTTTAGACGAAATCGTTAAAGAAGTACAAGCTATAACATTTGCAAGTCTGCCACGAAAAAAACAGGAATGTGATGAACTGCTTAAAGAAAGAGTCAAGGACTATAGAAACCTGGCTAAAGATATCATTAGGGGAATACAAGAAGACTTATTGTTTATTAGTGATGATAAGGTGCTCAACCATTTGCCACAAGTCGGAAGCTTAATGAAAATATTAATAGAGCTTATTAAAATGTTTGAAGTCAGATATCAAGAAGCAAAACAAAATGCAGGAATTGTGGATTATAGTGATTTAGAACATCTATGTATGAAAGTGCTTGTAACACCGCACTTTAGCACTGCAGGTGAATTTGAAGGCATTACGTATACAGATGCAGCTAAGGAGCTAAACCAGTTTTATAAAGAAATTTATATTGATGAATATCAAGATAGCAATATGGTTCAGGAAATGATATTAAACGCTATAGCTGAGGCTTCTGGGATAAATGGCCCTAGTCGTTTTATGGTAGGGGATATGAAACAAAGTATTTATAGATTTAGATTAGCTAATCCACTTATTTTTGCAAACAAGTATGAAACTTGGGAGAAATATTTGCTAGAGGGAGGCAGTGATGCTAGGCAGGTATGTATTGATCTTTCACAAAATTTCAGGAGCCGTGCAAATATTCTAAATGGTATAAACGAACTATTCGAACAACTCATGAGTAAAGAAGTAGGCGATCTTGAATATGATGATTATGCAAAACTAAAAGTAGGTAATCATTATCAGGCTGACAATATAGAAGATACAAATCATATTATGCCTGCAAACCAGATAGAGCTGCATATCCTAGAGACAAAAGAAAGTGAAGGCCAAGGAAGTGCGTTAAGTGACGACAATGAGTTGGAAGATCTTAAGAGTGTAGAATTAGAAGCGTTAATGACGGCAAGCCTTATTGATAAACTTTTAAAAGGAGAGTCAAATCCTACTCATTTATTTGATAATGAAACGAAGAGCTATAGAAAAATAGAGCCTAGAGATATTGTTATTCTTTTAAGGGCTACTAAAAATAAAGCTTCTATCTATGAAAATGCTCTGCTTTCTAAAGGAATAGGTGCCTATGCAGATGTAAACAGCAGCTTTTTTGAGGCTATAGAAATTCAGGTAATGCTCTCAATGCTCAAGATTATTGACAATCCTTTTCAAGATATTCCACTTATTACAATACTACGTTCACCTATCGTTGGTATAAGTCTAGATGACCTTGTTGTTATTAGACAATCATCGGATGTGGGATGTTTTTATGAGGCGTTAAGAGTATACTGCCAAAAGGAAGAGGCAAAAGATTCTATCCAAGCATTTATGAAGAAGCTTTCAGCATATCGTATGCAATGCAGTCAGTTCTCAATTGAAGAACTGATAGCCAGGATTTATGTAGAAACAGGTTATTATAGATATGTAACGATGCTAGCAACGGGGGCAAAAAAGAAAGCAAATCTAGAAATGTTTAGAAAGTATGCCAGTGAATTTGAAAGTAGTCATAATGGCAAGTTATTTAATTTCATTCAATATCTCGATAGATTACAAGAAACCTCAGATGCAATAGGTGAGGCTAAACTTGTCGGGGATAATGAAAATCTAGTTCGGATTATGAGTATTCATAAAAGTAAAGGCTTAGAATTTGGTATTGTATTTTTATGTGATACAGCTAAGAAGTTTAATAATAATGATATTGTAAAAAATGTCCTGTTGCACAATGAACTAGGACTGGCTCCAGATTTTATAGATACGAGTCAACATATACGGTATCCTACGATTCCTAAAATAGCAGTTAAAAATCAGATTACTTCTGAGAACATTTCCGAGGAAATGAGGGTTTTTTATGTAGCCCTAACCCGTGCTAAAGAAAAACTGTTTATTACAGGAACGCTATCGGATTTTAAGCAAAAGGCTAAAAATTGGAGTCTGTTTGGTGTGAGGGGTAAAAAGGAGATACTTTCTTTGGGCGTTAAAAGAGCAGGTTCTTATCTTAATTGGATAGGATTGAGCTTGTTTGCACATGCTAATTTTGCGGATATTAGAGATGCAGCTGGAACTGAACTGAATTATACGTTAGAAGGAGACTCGAGATGGATTCTTGCTCTATGGCATAAAATGGATTTGATAATGGAGCATAAACAATCTGCAAGTATAAGTGAAGATAAAAAAAGAATAATAAGTGAATGGGATACCGCAAAGACGTATGGGCCGTATAAGGAAGAAATCTATAAAAGGTTATCATTTGAGTATCCACACAAAAATGCCATAGTTCTTCCAATAAAAATGTCAGTATCTGAGATTAAAAATAAATCAGATCAAAAACGTACAATAATTCCTCTTACGCATCAAAAAGATGACAAAAGAATCCCTGCATTTATTAATGAAGTGCAGCAAATAAAAGGTGCGAGAAGAGGAACGCTTATTCATAGTGTTTTTGAACACCTAGACTTTTTAACCGCTCAGACAGAAGAAGCAATAAAAGAAGCGCTAGATCAACTTATTTGTGAGCATAAAATACAAGAAGAAACCTTGCAAGTAATAGATCTTAAACGTTTGGTACAGTTTGCAGAATCAGATATGGTTAGGCGTATGAAAAAAGCAAAGCATGTATGGAAAGAAAAACAATTTATTTATCTTGCCCAAGCTAAAACTATTGATCTAAGTTATCCAGAGGATGAAGATATTCTCATACAAGGGGTAATTGATACGTTATTTTTAGAAGATGACGGTATTGTTATTATTGATTATAAAACAGATTATATTGATTATGAGAATATGACAGAAAATATAGCGTATACTATAGATAAGTATAAAACACAGCTGGAGCTTTACACTCAAGCGATAGAGGAGATTACTAAGCTGCCGGTTAAAGAGAAATCTATTTATTTATATCACATTAATAGGTGGATTCAAGTATAG
- a CDS encoding C40 family peptidase, which produces MRLQKILLGVVMTAMVTIIPSVAYGQAYGTVATGTLNVREKATTDSRILQQVGLGVPVEIVTESNDWLRLTLKDGSTAYVKSEFITVHRVVATVEVAGGLNVRDYPSTDKGAIIGKFYHGDEISVHYKVDDWYKISQEGFEGFVHKDFVKEDLLRYLPIRQLSEVQKVTISQQQVNMAVRTPSTKTATSAKSSSLGDSIVSYAKQFLGNPYVYGGSSLTRGTDCSGFTQQIMRNFGVSIQRSSSMQYANNGYAVNANNLQKGDLLFYGYKGRVSHVGIYIGGGQIIHANDERTGIIISSAFSSGSKPFIGAKRVI; this is translated from the coding sequence ATGCGTTTGCAGAAAATATTACTAGGTGTTGTTATGACAGCTATGGTAACTATTATTCCAAGTGTAGCTTATGGACAAGCTTATGGAACAGTAGCAACAGGGACATTAAATGTAAGAGAAAAAGCAACAACAGACTCGAGGATTCTACAGCAAGTAGGCCTTGGAGTACCAGTAGAAATTGTAACCGAGTCAAATGATTGGTTACGACTTACCTTAAAAGATGGGTCTACAGCTTATGTAAAATCTGAATTCATTACAGTACATAGAGTCGTTGCAACTGTAGAAGTGGCAGGAGGTCTTAATGTAAGAGACTATCCATCAACAGATAAAGGGGCAATTATAGGAAAGTTTTATCATGGAGACGAAATTTCTGTCCATTATAAAGTAGATGATTGGTATAAAATAAGCCAAGAAGGATTTGAAGGTTTTGTACATAAAGATTTTGTAAAAGAAGATTTATTAAGATATTTACCCATAAGACAGTTATCAGAAGTACAAAAGGTTACGATAAGTCAACAGCAAGTTAATATGGCTGTTAGAACACCAAGTACAAAAACTGCGACATCAGCAAAATCAAGCAGCTTAGGTGATTCAATTGTATCTTACGCTAAGCAATTTTTAGGGAATCCTTATGTATATGGAGGCAGCAGTTTAACAAGAGGAACAGATTGTTCAGGATTTACGCAGCAAATCATGAGAAATTTCGGCGTGAGTATTCAAAGAAGTTCCAGCATGCAGTATGCGAATAATGGTTATGCTGTCAATGCGAATAATCTTCAAAAAGGAGATTTATTATTTTATGGCTATAAGGGACGTGTATCTCATGTAGGCATATATATAGGCGGAGGACAAATTATCCATGCAAATGATGAACGTACTGGTATCATTATAAGCAGTGCATTCTCAAGTGGCAGTAAACCATTTATTGGTGCAAAACGTGTGATATAA